From a single Magnetococcus sp. PR-3 genomic region:
- a CDS encoding YfhL family 4Fe-4S dicluster ferredoxin, protein MALIINEDCTNCDVCLPECPNEAITDGSDVDSDIYYIHPDLCTECKGSFDEAQCVAVCPVECIDPDPDHVESDEELLAKHEAIHG, encoded by the coding sequence ATGGCTCTGATTATCAACGAAGATTGCACCAACTGTGATGTCTGCCTGCCTGAGTGCCCCAATGAGGCCATCACAGATGGTTCAGATGTGGACTCCGACATCTATTATATCCACCCTGATCTGTGCACCGAATGCAAAGGCTCTTTTGATGAAGCCCAATGCGTGGCGGTATGCCCTGTAGAGTGTATTGATCCAGATCCCGACCATGTCGAGTCTGATGAAGAGCTGCTGGCCAAGCACGAAGCCATTCACGGCTAA